The nucleotide window GATTCAATCCAAATGCGTTGTTGAAACAACGAAATCACATCCAGGTTTACGCCCAATAGCCCGATTTGGGCAACCGCTTTCTCGGTATCCGCTTTTTGAAACAGTTGTAAATCGTGAATTTGTACGACACCTTTAAGCGGATTCAGATCAACTTTGCTCAGTTGAACCTGCTGTATGCCATAAGGTTTGGCGTAATCGAGAATGAGTTTTTGGGCGAGTTGCTGTACCAGATAAGGCAATGCCAAAATAAAGGCGATAAGTAGCACGATAATGCCACTTTTCCAACGATTGCGAGTTACCCAAAAAGCCATTTTATTTATCTCATGCTGTTCTATACGCGGATACAAGGTAGTCATTATTTGAATGTGTAAATAATGAATGCTGAGTCATAAGTATAACGCAACTTTTGCACTATAGAATTACTTGGTTAAGTCTTTGAGATTATTTTAATGTTTGCTGTGAGCCAATCTGTCAGCTAAAGAGTCATTCATACAGAGGATGTTGATTGAATCGCTTTTAGGGCATCCAGCAACTGGTCGATTTGCTCTGGGGTATGGATTGCACTCAAGGTCACTCGGAGTCGAGCTTGGTTTTGGGGTACGGTTGGCGGACGAATCGCAGTCACCCAAAAACCGGCTTGTTTCAAAGCTTCACTCCACTCAACGGCGGTATCACTTTTGCCAAGCATAATGGGCTGAATCGCGGTATCGCTTGGCCAAAGCTGTAAGCCGATCTGGAGCGCTCCCTCTCTAAAATGCTTGATGTTTTGTTGTAAGGTTTCACGTGAAGCTTGGCCGTTTTTTACCAGTTTTAAGGCTTCACGAATGGCCAATGCATTGAGTTGCGGCATTGCGGTGGTGTAAATATAGGGTCGGGCAAATTGAATTAAGCTTTCAATCAAAACCGAACTGCCGGCCACAAATGCGCCTGAAGTACCGAATGCCTTGCCTAAGGTACCAACCAGTATGGTGTTTTCATCGGGCTGTAAACCAAAGTGCTCAAAACATCCTTTACCATGTTCACCTAATGCTCCAATTCCATGTGCGTCATCTACAAACAACCAGGCCTGGTACTTCTGTGCAAGTTGTTGCATGGCTTTTAACGGTGCGATATCGCCATCCATGCTAAACACACCATCGGTGACAATCATCGCTTGGCTGTGCTTGGCTTGCGCTTGTTGCAGACGACGCTCCAAAGCTTGCATATCCAAATGAGGATAGCGTTTAAAATCGGCTTCCGATAAACGTGCGCCATCGATCAGAGAGGCGTGATTGAGTTTGTCGGCTAGGATGATATCGCCAGCATGCATCAAGGTTTGTTGTACTGCTAGGTTGGCCATATAGCCGGTGGAGAATAATAGGGTTCTTTCAACGCCAAGCCAATCGGCTAATTCGTCTTCAAGCAGGTGATGGTGTAAGTGGTGGCCTGTGACTAAATGTGCCGCACCTGAACCGTAACTTAAGTCTTGTTGGGTTTGTAAGCCCTCGATTAAAGCCTGTTTGATTTGCGGGTGATTCGCCAGACCTAAATAATCGTTGGATGAAAAGTTGATACACTCAATGCCGTTGATGTTCATGTCGGGCTGTTGCGCCGAAAACACCAAAGGACGACGACGATAGAGGTAATCAGCCTCTCGTTGTTCTAATCGTGGTTGAAAACGTTTTTTGATAGACATGAAATAAATATCGGTTCAGTGTGTTGTCTGAACCGATTAACCTGATTAAGCGGTCAGTTCAGTGATTTGTTCGGCCATTTTTTTGGCTTTAGCTTCGGCTTTGACGTTTTGTTGCATTTGGATGCCCAGTTTTTTAAATAGCTGAATATCGTGGTCAGACTCTGGGTTCTCGGTAGTCAGTAACTTATCACCGTAGAAAATCGAGTTGGCACCGGCAAAGAAGCATAACGCCTGGGCTTCATCGGTTAAGGTCATACGTCCAGCGGACAAACGCACATAGGTTTGCGGCATGACGATACGTGCCGCGGCAATTACGCGGATAAATTCAAATGAATCGGTTTTCCCTTTCATATGAGCCAAAGGGGTGCCTTCAATCGGTACCAATAGGTTTATCGGTACTGAATTTGGATGCATACGCATGGTGGCGAAGGTGCGTAATAGCTCTGCACGGTCGGTGTGTTGTTCACCCATGCCGATGATGCCGCCAGAACAGACATTGATTCCCGCTTCTTGCACCTTGTCGATGGTGTCTAAACGGTCTTGATAGTTACGCGTGGTAATGATCTTCGGGTAGAACGCTTCAGAAGTATCCAAATTGTGATTGTAGTAATCCAATCCGGCTTCTTTAAGCTGTTTGACCTGATCATCATTCAACATTCCCAAGGTTAGGCAGGTTTCAAGCCCTAGATCTTTAACCACACGCACCATCTCTAACACGCGAGGAAAGTCTTTTTTGGTTGGGTTGCGCCATGCGGCTCCCATACATAAACGGGTTGCCCCACGCTCTTTGGCCACCAAAGCTTGTTCGATGACCTCTTGCACTTCCATCATCTGCTCTTTTTCTATGTCAGTATGGTTGCGGGCGCTTTGTGAGCAGTAAGAGCAGTCTTCAGCGCAACCTCCAGATTTGATGTTTACCAGAGTGCTGGTTTGCACCTCATTTGGATTGAAGTACTGGCGATGAACACTTTGCGCTTGGAACATCAAGTCGTTGAAAGGTTGATCCATAATCGCGCGGATTTCATCCACAGTCCAATCATGTCTAATTTCTCCAATATTTTGCATATTCATCACTCTATTCCAGTATGGTGTTTTGTGCCTTGAGCCAATGGTCGTTTTGTATTGGCAGCTAAGGAATCAATTTGTAATTACGTTATTATAGCTTATAGAGAACTTTACACGAGTGAGCTGCGAAAGAAAAATGAGAGAAAATTTTCCTGAATGGGGCGGGAAATGCAGTCAATAGCTAGTTATTGGCCAATTTTCCAATGAAATCCAGGTGAGTTTAGCCATTTATATTCGAGCCTTGAACTTTGCGAAGGTCTCAAGTAACCCCTTTTACAAGAAAAGGAGTCTGAAGTGCATTGGTTAGAAAAGTGGCTGTTGCCACCCAAATGTGTCATTAGCGGTCAAGAGTCGGCTGAACGTGATATTGCAGAACAATTGGTTGAGCAATGGGCTGTGCCTAAGGCGGTGTGTCCACAGTGTTGTGAACCGAGCTTTGCAGGAGAAGTTTGCGGAAGGTGTTTAACCCAACCACCAGCGTTTGATCAAACGCAAGTTGGGTTTTATTTTGATGCCGAATTGACGGATTTGATTCATGGGCTTAAATACCAAGGTAAGCCGGCTTATGCACGTGTTTTGGGGGAGTTGTTAGCGGAAAAAATACAACCCCAAGGGGTGGAAGCCTTGCTTGCGGTTCCTTTGTATTCTGCTCGTTATCGACAAAGGGGGTTCAATCAAGCGGAGTTGATTGCGGAAACCCTTGCCGACAAGTTGGCGATTCCGCTAATTAAACAAGCGGTCTTTAGGGTTAAGGATACGCCTAGCCAAACCCATTTGAATGCCAAACAACGCGGTCATAACCTAAAAAACGCTTTTGATGTCGATTCCGCCAGGCTACAAGGAATCGAAAAAATCGCTTTGCTGGATGATGTCATTACCACAGGTGCGACCATGCAGTCGTTAGCCCAAAAAATCAAACAACATACCTCAATCGAACAAATACAGGCCTGGGCGGTAGCCAAAACTAAATAGTTTAATTTTTATCACTTAAATCTTATATTTTAGGATTGATATTTATACTTAATAACTAGGTGAGATTTTTAATCAAGATGGTACAATCAAACCCGATATTCAATTCAATATCTAAGCCCTATTGCTAACCAGTCGTTATTTAATCCCGCTAGGAAAATTTATGGACGTTCAGCCGGTTTCACATCATCACAATCATATTGCCAAAGTCGATAATTCCAGTCAACGTAAAGTCCTGATTGCCGGAGTCATTACCGCAAGCTATATGCTGGTTGAGATTATCGGTGGATTATGGGTGAACTCAATCGCTTTAGTGGCCGATGGGGTGCATATGCTGACCGATGCCATGGCGTTGGGTATCGCCTGGTGGGGGTTTTATATGGGACAAAAGCCCGCCAATGAACGTATGACATTCGGTTATCAGCGTTTTCAGATTTTAACGGCGTTTGTAAATGGATTTACTCTGTTGTTGATAGTGGTTGGGATTATCGGTATGGCGATACATCGATTTATGGAGCCTCAGGAGGTGATGGGTAAAGAGATGTTCATTATTGCGGTGATAGGTCTGTTGAATAACTTGATCGTGTTTTGGATTTTACATTCAGGTGACCAGCATAATATGAATATGCGTGGGGCTACTCTACACTTTTTAGGGGATACCTTGGGTTCCGTGGCGGTTATTGGCGGTGCGATATTGATTTACTACACCGGTTGGATGCCGATAGACCCAATTTTATCGGTCATTATGGCGGTAATCATCGGTATAGGGGCTTATCGTTTAACGCGTGAATCGTCCCACCTTTTATTAGAAGGGGTTCCAGCGGGTTATGAAATTCAGGATATTAAAGAAGATTTGGAGTGTCATTTTGATTATTTGACTTCCGTCCACCATATTCATATTTGGGCGATTGCCGAGGATCAAGTGGTGATGACCCTACATGCCAAGACCGATTTACAGCATATTAATGATAGGACTTTGTTGGAAATAAAAGATTATCTCTTGCATGAACATAAAGTACATCATGTCACGCTTCAACTGGAAACAGAATATCTTTTATAAATTTTGAATGAAACGTCCAATGAATTTGAAGAGTGAAATTTACAAAAAATCTAAGTAGATGAAAGGATAACTTATTTCATGCCACAAGAAATTATCTTGGTGATTGAAGATCAAAAATCAATCGCCCAGTATTTGCAGCAAAGACTAAGTGAGGTTCTACCCTATTCAGTAGAGGTGGCCGAAAGCTATGCTGAAGCTAAAAGAGTCATAAACTCTGGTGTACCTATTTTAGTCTGTTTGAGTGATTTGAACTTGCCGGACGCGGCTGAGGGGGCAACGGTTGAATTGTTGCGAAAAGCGAACATCACAACGGTGGTGTTAACGGCCAGCTACAGTGAAGAGACTCGCCAGAAAATGCTCGCACAACGGGTAGCCGACTATGTGGTTAAAGATGGCGCATCAGCGATTGATTACGCGATTAGTGCGGTTGTGCGTTTAGCGCAAAACTCCGATAAATGTGTCTGGTTGATTGCTTCCGGTTCACGTTCTTCAAATAGACTGTTGGGTTTATTAAATATTCAACGTTATGTCGTTAAGGTGTTCGATGACTTCAAAAGTGCGCTTAAAAAATTAGAAGGGGGCGCGGTACCTGAGCTACTGATGTTGGAAGGTGCTGAGAAGATAAAAGGGGGTGATGTTTTGGCATTTATCGCCAATGTACGCTCAAGTTATTCAGTCAATCAGTTGCCAATAATGGTGTGTGAGACTTCCGAGAATGTAAGTTTGGCCATCAAGTTGATGAAGTACGGAGTGAATGATTTCTATAATTTAAGCCTTTCAGCAGAAGAGTTGTTTGTGCGATTAAACCAAAACATAGACCAAACCCATTCTTATAAAGAGATTGAACGTATATCAAGAACTGATGCATTGACCAATTTATATAATCGGAGGTGTTTCTTTTATTTTGGTGAAAGCTATTTCAAGCAGCTTCAGCAATTAAATACCCCGTTTTTTGTCGTGATGGTCGACATCGACCATTTCAAGAAGGTCAATGATACTTATGGTCATCAAAAAGGTGATGAGGCGATTGTCTTTACCGCAGGGGCTTTAGCCAAGTTGTTTAGCGGATTTACCATCGCCCGATTTGGGGGTGAAGAGTTTTGCGTGTTGGGTGAAGCGAAAGATAAAGCGTCAATTTTGAAAGTTTGTGAGGATTTTAGGCAAGAGGTTGAAATCTTTTCAAAATTTCAAACGGATGTCGGATTTACCGTCAGTGTCGGGGTGAGTTTTAAGGGCGAGAACCTTGAACAAGCGATAAACTTTGCCGATAGCGCGCTTTATTTGGCAAAAGAGAGTGGGCGCAACCAGGTGCAAGAATACAAATAAATGAGA belongs to Thiomicrorhabdus immobilis and includes:
- the bioF gene encoding 8-amino-7-oxononanoate synthase, with the translated sequence MSIKKRFQPRLEQREADYLYRRRPLVFSAQQPDMNINGIECINFSSNDYLGLANHPQIKQALIEGLQTQQDLSYGSGAAHLVTGHHLHHHLLEDELADWLGVERTLLFSTGYMANLAVQQTLMHAGDIILADKLNHASLIDGARLSEADFKRYPHLDMQALERRLQQAQAKHSQAMIVTDGVFSMDGDIAPLKAMQQLAQKYQAWLFVDDAHGIGALGEHGKGCFEHFGLQPDENTILVGTLGKAFGTSGAFVAGSSVLIESLIQFARPYIYTTAMPQLNALAIREALKLVKNGQASRETLQQNIKHFREGALQIGLQLWPSDTAIQPIMLGKSDTAVEWSEALKQAGFWVTAIRPPTVPQNQARLRVTLSAIHTPEQIDQLLDALKAIQSTSSV
- the bioB gene encoding biotin synthase BioB, which produces MQNIGEIRHDWTVDEIRAIMDQPFNDLMFQAQSVHRQYFNPNEVQTSTLVNIKSGGCAEDCSYCSQSARNHTDIEKEQMMEVQEVIEQALVAKERGATRLCMGAAWRNPTKKDFPRVLEMVRVVKDLGLETCLTLGMLNDDQVKQLKEAGLDYYNHNLDTSEAFYPKIITTRNYQDRLDTIDKVQEAGINVCSGGIIGMGEQHTDRAELLRTFATMRMHPNSVPINLLVPIEGTPLAHMKGKTDSFEFIRVIAAARIVMPQTYVRLSAGRMTLTDEAQALCFFAGANSIFYGDKLLTTENPESDHDIQLFKKLGIQMQQNVKAEAKAKKMAEQITELTA
- a CDS encoding ComF family protein, whose product is MHWLEKWLLPPKCVISGQESAERDIAEQLVEQWAVPKAVCPQCCEPSFAGEVCGRCLTQPPAFDQTQVGFYFDAELTDLIHGLKYQGKPAYARVLGELLAEKIQPQGVEALLAVPLYSARYRQRGFNQAELIAETLADKLAIPLIKQAVFRVKDTPSQTHLNAKQRGHNLKNAFDVDSARLQGIEKIALLDDVITTGATMQSLAQKIKQHTSIEQIQAWAVAKTK
- a CDS encoding cation diffusion facilitator family transporter; translation: MDVQPVSHHHNHIAKVDNSSQRKVLIAGVITASYMLVEIIGGLWVNSIALVADGVHMLTDAMALGIAWWGFYMGQKPANERMTFGYQRFQILTAFVNGFTLLLIVVGIIGMAIHRFMEPQEVMGKEMFIIAVIGLLNNLIVFWILHSGDQHNMNMRGATLHFLGDTLGSVAVIGGAILIYYTGWMPIDPILSVIMAVIIGIGAYRLTRESSHLLLEGVPAGYEIQDIKEDLECHFDYLTSVHHIHIWAIAEDQVVMTLHAKTDLQHINDRTLLEIKDYLLHEHKVHHVTLQLETEYLL
- a CDS encoding diguanylate cyclase, yielding MPQEIILVIEDQKSIAQYLQQRLSEVLPYSVEVAESYAEAKRVINSGVPILVCLSDLNLPDAAEGATVELLRKANITTVVLTASYSEETRQKMLAQRVADYVVKDGASAIDYAISAVVRLAQNSDKCVWLIASGSRSSNRLLGLLNIQRYVVKVFDDFKSALKKLEGGAVPELLMLEGAEKIKGGDVLAFIANVRSSYSVNQLPIMVCETSENVSLAIKLMKYGVNDFYNLSLSAEELFVRLNQNIDQTHSYKEIERISRTDALTNLYNRRCFFYFGESYFKQLQQLNTPFFVVMVDIDHFKKVNDTYGHQKGDEAIVFTAGALAKLFSGFTIARFGGEEFCVLGEAKDKASILKVCEDFRQEVEIFSKFQTDVGFTVSVGVSFKGENLEQAINFADSALYLAKESGRNQVQEYK